A genomic window from Macaca mulatta isolate MMU2019108-1 chromosome 19, T2T-MMU8v2.0, whole genome shotgun sequence includes:
- the SCAMP4 gene encoding secretory carrier-associated membrane protein 4 isoform X2, translating into MPVGRSTVKTGAVFAELGAGLVGPPGGCRLQPAPVGETKMSEKENNFPPLPKFIPLKPCFYQNFSDEIPVEHQVLVKRIYRLWMFYCATLGVNLIACLAWWIGGGSGANFGLAFVWLLLFTPCGYVCWFRPVYKAFRADSSFNFMAFFFIFGAQFVLTVIQAIGFSGWGACGWLSAVGFFQESPGAAVVMLLPAIMFSVSAALMAIAIMKVHRIYRGAGGSFQKAQTEWSAGTWRNPPSREAQYNNFSGNSLPEYPTVPSYPGGGQWP; encoded by the exons ATGCCCGTCGGCCGTAGCACAGTAAAGACTGGAGCCGTTTTTGCAGAACTTGGAGCAGGACTTGTGGGTCCACCCG GCGGCTGCAGGCTTCAGCCTGCGCCGGTCGGTGAAACCAAGATGTCGG AAAAGGAGAACAACTTCCCGCCGCTGCCCAAGTTCATCCCCCTGAAGCCCTGCTTCTACCAGAACTTCTCTGACGAGATCCCGGTGGAGCACCAGGTCCTGGTGAAGAGAATCTACCGGCTGTGGATGT TTTACTGCGCCACCCTCGGCGTCAACCTCATCGCCTGCCTGGCCTGGTGGATCGGCGGAGGCTCGGGGGCCAACTTCGGCCTGGCCTTCGTGTGGCTGCTCCTGTTCACGCCCTGCGGCTATGTGTGCTGGTTCCGGCCGGTCTACAAGGCCTTCCG AGCCGACAGCTCCTTTAATTTCATGgcgtttttcttcatctttggaGCCCAGTTTGTCCTGACCGTCATCCAGGCGATTGGCTTCTCCGGCTGGGGCGCGTG CGGCTGGCTGTCGGCAGTCGGGTTCTTCCAGGAAAGCCCGGGCGCTGCTGTGGTCATGCTGCTTCCGGCCATCATGTTCTCCGTGTCGGCTGCCCTGATGGCCATCGCGATCATGAAG GTGCACAGGATCTACCGAGGGGCCGGTGGAAGCTTCCAGAAGGCACAGACCGAGTGGAGCGCAGGCACTTGGCGGAACCCGCCATCGAGGGAGGCCCAGTACAACAACTTCTCAGGCAACAGCCTGCCCGAGTACCCTACTGTGCCCAGCTACCCGGGCGGTGGCCAGTGGCCTTAG
- the SCAMP4 gene encoding secretory carrier-associated membrane protein 4 isoform X5, with protein sequence MPVGRSTVKTGAVFAELGAGLVGPPGGCRLQPAPVGETKMSEKENNFPPLPKFIPLKPCFYQNFSDEIPVEHQVLVKRIYRLWMFYCATLGVNLIACLAWWIGGGSGANFGLAFVWLLLFTPCGYVCWFRPVYKAFRGWLSAVGFFQESPGAAVVMLLPAIMFSVSAALMAIAIMKVHRIYRGAGGSFQKAQTEWSAGTWRNPPSREAQYNNFSGNSLPEYPTVPSYPGGGQWP encoded by the exons ATGCCCGTCGGCCGTAGCACAGTAAAGACTGGAGCCGTTTTTGCAGAACTTGGAGCAGGACTTGTGGGTCCACCCG GCGGCTGCAGGCTTCAGCCTGCGCCGGTCGGTGAAACCAAGATGTCGG AAAAGGAGAACAACTTCCCGCCGCTGCCCAAGTTCATCCCCCTGAAGCCCTGCTTCTACCAGAACTTCTCTGACGAGATCCCGGTGGAGCACCAGGTCCTGGTGAAGAGAATCTACCGGCTGTGGATGT TTTACTGCGCCACCCTCGGCGTCAACCTCATCGCCTGCCTGGCCTGGTGGATCGGCGGAGGCTCGGGGGCCAACTTCGGCCTGGCCTTCGTGTGGCTGCTCCTGTTCACGCCCTGCGGCTATGTGTGCTGGTTCCGGCCGGTCTACAAGGCCTTCCG CGGCTGGCTGTCGGCAGTCGGGTTCTTCCAGGAAAGCCCGGGCGCTGCTGTGGTCATGCTGCTTCCGGCCATCATGTTCTCCGTGTCGGCTGCCCTGATGGCCATCGCGATCATGAAG GTGCACAGGATCTACCGAGGGGCCGGTGGAAGCTTCCAGAAGGCACAGACCGAGTGGAGCGCAGGCACTTGGCGGAACCCGCCATCGAGGGAGGCCCAGTACAACAACTTCTCAGGCAACAGCCTGCCCGAGTACCCTACTGTGCCCAGCTACCCGGGCGGTGGCCAGTGGCCTTAG
- the SCAMP4 gene encoding secretory carrier-associated membrane protein 4 isoform X3 encodes MSEKENNFPPLPKFIPLKPCFYQNFSDEIPVEHQVLVKRIYRLWMFYCATLGVNLIACLAWWIGGGSGANFGLAFVWLLLFTPCGYVCWFRPVYKAFRADSSFNFMAFFFIFGAQFVLTVIQAIGFSGWGACGWLSAVGFFQESPGAAVVMLLPAIMFSVSAALMAIAIMKVHRIYRGAGGSFQKAQTEWSAGTWRNPPSREAQYNNFSGNSLPEYPTVPSYPGGGQWP; translated from the exons ATGTCGG AAAAGGAGAACAACTTCCCGCCGCTGCCCAAGTTCATCCCCCTGAAGCCCTGCTTCTACCAGAACTTCTCTGACGAGATCCCGGTGGAGCACCAGGTCCTGGTGAAGAGAATCTACCGGCTGTGGATGT TTTACTGCGCCACCCTCGGCGTCAACCTCATCGCCTGCCTGGCCTGGTGGATCGGCGGAGGCTCGGGGGCCAACTTCGGCCTGGCCTTCGTGTGGCTGCTCCTGTTCACGCCCTGCGGCTATGTGTGCTGGTTCCGGCCGGTCTACAAGGCCTTCCG AGCCGACAGCTCCTTTAATTTCATGgcgtttttcttcatctttggaGCCCAGTTTGTCCTGACCGTCATCCAGGCGATTGGCTTCTCCGGCTGGGGCGCGTG CGGCTGGCTGTCGGCAGTCGGGTTCTTCCAGGAAAGCCCGGGCGCTGCTGTGGTCATGCTGCTTCCGGCCATCATGTTCTCCGTGTCGGCTGCCCTGATGGCCATCGCGATCATGAAG GTGCACAGGATCTACCGAGGGGCCGGTGGAAGCTTCCAGAAGGCACAGACCGAGTGGAGCGCAGGCACTTGGCGGAACCCGCCATCGAGGGAGGCCCAGTACAACAACTTCTCAGGCAACAGCCTGCCCGAGTACCCTACTGTGCCCAGCTACCCGGGCGGTGGCCAGTGGCCTTAG
- the SCAMP4 gene encoding secretory carrier-associated membrane protein 4 isoform X7: protein MFYCATLGVNLIACLAWWIGGGSGANFGLAFVWLLLFTPCGYVCWFRPVYKAFRADSSFNFMAFFFIFGAQFVLTVIQAIGFSGWGACGWLSAVGFFQESPGAAVVMLLPAIMFSVSAALMAIAIMKVHRIYRGAGGSFQKAQTEWSAGTWRNPPSREAQYNNFSGNSLPEYPTVPSYPGGGQWP from the exons ATGT TTTACTGCGCCACCCTCGGCGTCAACCTCATCGCCTGCCTGGCCTGGTGGATCGGCGGAGGCTCGGGGGCCAACTTCGGCCTGGCCTTCGTGTGGCTGCTCCTGTTCACGCCCTGCGGCTATGTGTGCTGGTTCCGGCCGGTCTACAAGGCCTTCCG AGCCGACAGCTCCTTTAATTTCATGgcgtttttcttcatctttggaGCCCAGTTTGTCCTGACCGTCATCCAGGCGATTGGCTTCTCCGGCTGGGGCGCGTG CGGCTGGCTGTCGGCAGTCGGGTTCTTCCAGGAAAGCCCGGGCGCTGCTGTGGTCATGCTGCTTCCGGCCATCATGTTCTCCGTGTCGGCTGCCCTGATGGCCATCGCGATCATGAAG GTGCACAGGATCTACCGAGGGGCCGGTGGAAGCTTCCAGAAGGCACAGACCGAGTGGAGCGCAGGCACTTGGCGGAACCCGCCATCGAGGGAGGCCCAGTACAACAACTTCTCAGGCAACAGCCTGCCCGAGTACCCTACTGTGCCCAGCTACCCGGGCGGTGGCCAGTGGCCTTAG
- the SCAMP4 gene encoding secretory carrier-associated membrane protein 4 isoform X6 gives MSEKENNFPPLPKFIPLKPCFYQNFSDEIPVEHQVLVKRIYRLWMFYCATLGVNLIACLAWWIGGGSGANFGLAFVWLLLFTPCGYVCWFRPVYKAFRGWLSAVGFFQESPGAAVVMLLPAIMFSVSAALMAIAIMKVHRIYRGAGGSFQKAQTEWSAGTWRNPPSREAQYNNFSGNSLPEYPTVPSYPGGGQWP, from the exons ATGTCGG AAAAGGAGAACAACTTCCCGCCGCTGCCCAAGTTCATCCCCCTGAAGCCCTGCTTCTACCAGAACTTCTCTGACGAGATCCCGGTGGAGCACCAGGTCCTGGTGAAGAGAATCTACCGGCTGTGGATGT TTTACTGCGCCACCCTCGGCGTCAACCTCATCGCCTGCCTGGCCTGGTGGATCGGCGGAGGCTCGGGGGCCAACTTCGGCCTGGCCTTCGTGTGGCTGCTCCTGTTCACGCCCTGCGGCTATGTGTGCTGGTTCCGGCCGGTCTACAAGGCCTTCCG CGGCTGGCTGTCGGCAGTCGGGTTCTTCCAGGAAAGCCCGGGCGCTGCTGTGGTCATGCTGCTTCCGGCCATCATGTTCTCCGTGTCGGCTGCCCTGATGGCCATCGCGATCATGAAG GTGCACAGGATCTACCGAGGGGCCGGTGGAAGCTTCCAGAAGGCACAGACCGAGTGGAGCGCAGGCACTTGGCGGAACCCGCCATCGAGGGAGGCCCAGTACAACAACTTCTCAGGCAACAGCCTGCCCGAGTACCCTACTGTGCCCAGCTACCCGGGCGGTGGCCAGTGGCCTTAG